The following are from one region of the Prochlorococcus marinus str. SB genome:
- the rpmC gene encoding 50S ribosomal protein L29, translating to MKNSQSLKEFKKLNSEQITEKIDQLRKDLFDLRFKQATRQLNETHKFKIIKKQVAQLLTLSKSQSASQTTSD from the coding sequence ATGAAAAACTCACAGTCACTTAAGGAATTTAAAAAATTAAATTCTGAACAAATTACTGAAAAGATTGACCAATTACGAAAAGATCTTTTTGATTTGAGATTCAAGCAAGCTACAAGACAGCTCAATGAAACTCATAAATTTAAAATTATCAAGAAACAAGTTGCGCAATTACTCACTCTCAGTAAGAGTCAATCTGCTTCTCAAACAACTTCTGATTAA
- the rpsQ gene encoding 30S ribosomal protein S17 — protein sequence MALKERIGTVVSDKMDKTVVVAVINRYPHPTYKKIVSRTTRYKAHDPENTCVLGDRVKIRETRPLSAHKRWAIEEILNKTNQAQEVKK from the coding sequence ATGGCACTTAAAGAAAGAATTGGTACTGTTGTAAGCGACAAAATGGATAAAACAGTTGTTGTTGCTGTTATTAACAGATATCCTCATCCCACTTATAAAAAAATTGTAAGTAGAACTACACGATACAAGGCGCATGATCCAGAAAATACATGTGTTTTAGGTGATCGAGTTAAAATTAGAGAAACTAGACCATTAAGTGCTCATAAAAGATGGGCAATAGAAGAGATTCTTAATAAAACAAATCAGGCTCAGGAGGTTAAAAAATGA
- the rplN gene encoding 50S ribosomal protein L14: protein MIQQETYLTVADNSGAKRLQCIRVLGSNRRYAHVGDVIVATVKDALPNMGVKKSEVVKAVIVRTKATLRRNTGNSIRFDDNAAVLINEDKNPKGTRVFGPVARELRDKNYTKIVSLAPEVI from the coding sequence ATGATTCAACAAGAAACTTATTTAACAGTTGCCGATAATAGCGGAGCAAAAAGACTTCAATGTATTAGAGTTTTAGGTTCTAATAGAAGGTATGCGCACGTCGGAGATGTAATCGTAGCAACTGTAAAAGATGCTCTTCCTAACATGGGAGTTAAAAAATCTGAAGTTGTTAAAGCTGTTATCGTCAGAACTAAAGCAACATTAAGAAGAAATACTGGTAATTCAATAAGATTTGATGACAATGCGGCAGTATTGATTAATGAAGATAAGAATCCAAAAGGTACGAGAGTCTTTGGTCCTGTAGCTAGAGAACTGCGGGATAAAAATTACACAAAGATTGTTTCTCTTGCTCCGGAGGTGATTTAA
- the rplX gene encoding 50S ribosomal protein L24 — MLDSLKQKKNFQRIKMRIKTGDLVKVINGKDKGKTGEVLKTIPLENRVVVKGINLRTKHVKPTQEGETGRILTEEASLHASNVMFFSKDKNLTSKIEYFIDKEGVKKRRLKKTGEVID, encoded by the coding sequence ATGTTGGATTCATTAAAGCAAAAGAAAAATTTCCAGAGAATAAAAATGAGAATCAAAACTGGAGATTTGGTAAAAGTAATTAATGGAAAGGACAAAGGTAAAACTGGTGAGGTTTTAAAAACTATCCCTCTTGAAAATAGAGTAGTTGTGAAGGGAATTAACCTTAGGACCAAACATGTAAAACCAACTCAGGAAGGAGAAACTGGAAGAATACTTACAGAAGAAGCATCTTTACATGCATCAAATGTAATGTTCTTCTCAAAGGATAAAAATCTTACAAGTAAGATTGAATACTTTATTGATAAAGAGGGGGTTAAGAAAAGAAGATTGAAGAAAACTGGTGAAGTAATTGATTAA
- the rplE gene encoding 50S ribosomal protein L5 yields MTLKNRYKESIRPKLLKDLGLKNIHQVPKVVKVNVNRGLGEAASNSKALEASLNEMATITGQKALVTRAKKAIAGFKIREGMPIGCTVTLRGDRMYSFLERFINLALPRIRDFRGVNPKSFDGRGNYTVGVKEQLIFPEISFDKIDSIRGMDITIVTSAKSDQEGKALLQELGMPFSKN; encoded by the coding sequence ATGACTCTAAAAAATCGCTACAAAGAATCAATAAGACCAAAACTTTTAAAGGACCTTGGTCTTAAGAATATTCATCAAGTACCTAAAGTTGTCAAAGTCAACGTTAACAGAGGTCTTGGTGAGGCAGCTTCAAATTCGAAAGCTCTAGAAGCCTCTTTAAACGAAATGGCAACAATTACAGGACAAAAGGCCCTTGTGACTAGGGCTAAAAAAGCTATTGCGGGTTTTAAAATTCGTGAGGGTATGCCGATTGGTTGCACTGTTACTTTGAGAGGAGACAGGATGTATTCCTTTTTGGAGAGATTTATAAATTTAGCTTTACCTAGAATAAGAGACTTCAGAGGAGTTAATCCAAAAAGTTTCGATGGGAGAGGGAATTATACCGTTGGAGTGAAAGAGCAATTGATTTTTCCTGAAATCTCTTTTGATAAAATAGATTCAATAAGAGGTATGGATATAACTATTGTCACTAGTGCAAAATCAGATCAAGAAGGTAAAGCTCTTTTGCAGGAGTTAGGAATGCCTTTTAGTAAGAATTAA
- the rpsH gene encoding 30S ribosomal protein S8 → MSNHDPISDMLTRIRNASQKKHTTTTIPSSKMSLSIAKVLQKEGFISEINEEGEGYKSQLILGLKYSGKNKFPTIRSMQRVSKPGLRIYKNTRALPKVLGGLGVAIISTSKGVMSDRDARKQGIGGEVLCYVY, encoded by the coding sequence ATGTCAAATCACGATCCTATTTCAGATATGCTTACTCGAATCAGAAATGCGAGTCAAAAAAAGCATACAACCACAACAATCCCAAGTTCAAAAATGTCCTTAAGTATTGCAAAAGTACTTCAAAAAGAGGGGTTCATTTCTGAAATTAACGAGGAAGGTGAAGGCTATAAATCACAATTAATACTTGGCCTGAAATATAGTGGTAAAAATAAATTCCCTACTATTCGATCTATGCAAAGAGTTAGTAAACCTGGTTTGAGAATTTATAAAAATACTAGAGCTTTACCAAAAGTTCTTGGAGGTCTCGGAGTTGCTATCATATCGACTTCTAAGGGTGTCATGAGTGATCGTGATGCTAGGAAGCAAGGTATAGGTGGTGAAGTACTCTGCTATGTTTATTAA
- the rplF gene encoding 50S ribosomal protein L6: protein MSRIGKTPVLIPDKVTVDFDGLTVTVKGPKGELKRQMPEGVSFDKKDNTVVVSPTTTKIFSRQRHGLCRALIANMVKGVSQGFSKKLEIVGVGSRAQVKGKNLVVSAGYSHPIEMTPPDGITYKVESNTNVTVSGIDKEIVGNEAAKIRSIRPPEPYKGKGIKYHDERILRKAGKSGKK from the coding sequence ATGTCAAGAATTGGAAAAACACCAGTGCTGATCCCAGATAAAGTAACTGTTGATTTTGATGGATTAACAGTAACGGTTAAAGGCCCTAAGGGTGAATTAAAACGTCAGATGCCGGAAGGAGTTAGTTTTGATAAAAAAGATAATACTGTTGTCGTAAGTCCTACTACCACCAAAATATTCTCAAGGCAAAGACATGGTTTATGTAGAGCCTTAATTGCAAATATGGTTAAAGGGGTTAGTCAAGGTTTTTCAAAAAAGCTGGAAATTGTTGGAGTTGGATCAAGAGCACAAGTAAAAGGCAAAAATCTTGTTGTTAGTGCAGGTTATAGTCATCCTATAGAAATGACCCCCCCTGATGGTATAACATACAAAGTTGAGAGTAATACAAACGTTACTGTATCTGGAATTGATAAGGAAATTGTTGGCAATGAAGCAGCAAAAATCAGATCAATTAGACCCCCAGAGCCCTACAAAGGTAAAGGAATTAAATACCATGATGAGAGAATTCTCAGAAAAGCTGGTAAATCTGGCAAAAAATAA
- the rplR gene encoding 50S ribosomal protein L18, with protein MTKLSRKLQTQKRHRRLRRFLIGDAMRPRLSVFRSNNHIYAQVIDDSAQKTICSASTIDKELREKSEKLPSDCNSSSIVGKLLANRAIKKGIKQVIFDRGGNLYHGRVKALADAAREAGLEF; from the coding sequence ATGACCAAACTTTCAAGGAAATTACAAACTCAAAAAAGACATAGAAGATTAAGGAGATTCTTAATTGGAGATGCTATGCGTCCTAGACTGTCTGTTTTCCGCTCTAATAACCATATTTATGCCCAGGTTATAGATGATAGCGCTCAAAAAACTATTTGTTCAGCTTCAACTATTGATAAAGAACTAAGAGAAAAATCTGAGAAATTACCCTCTGATTGTAATTCCTCATCCATTGTTGGAAAATTATTAGCAAACAGAGCAATAAAAAAAGGTATCAAGCAAGTAATTTTTGACCGTGGAGGTAATTTATATCACGGAAGAGTGAAAGCACTTGCTGATGCTGCTCGTGAAGCTGGCCTAGAATTCTAA
- the rpsE gene encoding 30S ribosomal protein S5: MTDTPTKQEIQSKNDKAPGAMPGEQKKNNRNDRKRNKRGDAKNLERDSDWQERVVQIRRVSKTVKGGKKMSFRAIVVVGNEKGQVGVGVGKAGDVIGAVRKGVSDGKKNLVRVPLTPNNSIPTLSLGSDGAANVLIRPAAPGTGVIAGGSIRTVLELAGIKNVLAKRLGSKTPLNNARAAMVALSQLRTHKSVSRERGISLEQLYS, encoded by the coding sequence ATGACTGACACTCCAACAAAACAAGAAATTCAATCCAAGAATGATAAAGCCCCAGGAGCTATGCCTGGCGAGCAAAAAAAGAATAATCGAAATGATCGCAAAAGAAACAAAAGAGGTGATGCAAAAAATCTTGAAAGAGATTCTGATTGGCAAGAAAGGGTTGTTCAAATAAGACGTGTATCGAAAACTGTCAAGGGCGGAAAAAAAATGAGTTTTAGAGCAATAGTTGTTGTTGGTAATGAAAAAGGTCAAGTCGGAGTTGGTGTTGGTAAAGCTGGTGATGTTATTGGTGCAGTTAGAAAGGGAGTTTCAGATGGAAAAAAGAATCTTGTCAGAGTTCCATTAACGCCAAATAACTCAATACCAACTTTATCTTTAGGTAGTGATGGTGCTGCTAACGTGTTGATTAGGCCTGCCGCTCCAGGTACAGGTGTAATTGCTGGCGGTTCAATTAGAACAGTTTTAGAATTAGCAGGTATAAAAAATGTCTTAGCAAAAAGATTGGGCAGTAAAACACCTTTGAATAATGCAAGAGCTGCTATGGTAGCTCTCTCTCAATTAAGAACACATAAATCTGTTTCAAGGGAGAGAGGTATCTCACTTGAACAGCTTTACTCTTAA
- the rplO gene encoding 50S ribosomal protein L15, whose translation MTSTLNTLKSNSGSRKKKLRKGRGIAAGQGASCGFGMRGQKSRSGRPTRPGFEGGQMPLYRRVPKLKHFEIINQKNFSIINLEKLNDFKDNDTVNIDSLVKKGLIFKPKFPLKILGNGKLNVKLKVQAHAFTKVAKQKIEDAGGSCELINNK comes from the coding sequence ATGACTTCAACATTAAATACACTTAAATCAAACTCTGGCTCTAGAAAGAAAAAATTAAGAAAGGGTAGAGGTATTGCAGCTGGTCAGGGTGCTTCATGTGGTTTTGGAATGAGAGGACAAAAGTCACGTTCTGGAAGACCCACACGGCCAGGTTTTGAAGGTGGCCAAATGCCTTTGTATAGAAGAGTTCCAAAATTAAAGCACTTTGAAATAATTAATCAAAAGAACTTTTCTATAATTAATCTAGAAAAATTAAATGATTTCAAAGATAACGATACTGTTAACATAGACTCACTAGTTAAGAAAGGATTGATCTTCAAGCCCAAATTTCCTTTAAAAATTCTTGGTAATGGAAAACTTAATGTGAAGTTAAAAGTCCAAGCCCATGCATTTACAAAAGTTGCGAAACAAAAAATTGAGGACGCAGGTGGATCCTGTGAGCTTATAAATAATAAATAA
- the secY gene encoding preprotein translocase subunit SecY, translated as MFVNKSRNPGASEILSQLFLNKELRSRVLTTLGLLLLVRLGIYIPMPGIDRVAFKSFIDQGGQLIGFLDIFTGGGISTLGIFALGILPFINASIIIQLLTASLPVLEDLQKNEGEAGRRKIAQITRYVSLGWGFLQSIIFSLILRQYAIEGISETTFVLQTSIALVTGSMLVMWFSEIITEKGIGQGASLVIFLNIVSTLPKALSSTIEKAQTGDRGDVLGIAVLLGVFLLTIVGIIFVQEGARRIPIVSAKRQIGNSTLLPTRQSYLPLKLNAGGVMPIIFASALIFLPITIANVTGNPVLIKLASSLNPGSSNPWPYALTFFSLILGFSYFYASLTINPVDVASNLKKGGVAIPGVRPGSNTANYLSGIQNRLTLLGGLFLGSVAIIPAAVERATNVQTFQGLGATSLLILVGVAIDTAKQIQTYVISQRYEGLINN; from the coding sequence ATGTTTGTCAATAAAAGTAGAAATCCTGGCGCTTCTGAAATTCTTTCCCAATTATTTTTAAATAAAGAGCTAAGAAGTAGAGTTTTAACAACTTTAGGTCTTCTTCTTTTAGTAAGACTTGGTATCTATATCCCCATGCCTGGGATTGATAGAGTTGCTTTTAAAAGTTTTATAGATCAAGGGGGTCAATTAATAGGTTTTTTAGATATTTTTACTGGAGGAGGAATTTCAACTTTAGGAATATTCGCATTAGGCATACTTCCTTTTATCAACGCATCAATTATTATTCAGCTTCTAACAGCTTCTTTGCCTGTACTTGAAGATTTACAAAAAAATGAAGGAGAAGCGGGAAGAAGAAAAATTGCTCAAATAACTAGATACGTTTCATTAGGATGGGGTTTTTTGCAAAGTATAATTTTTTCTTTAATTCTCAGACAATATGCTATCGAAGGTATAAGTGAAACTACATTTGTCTTACAAACCTCCATTGCCTTAGTTACTGGTTCAATGTTGGTAATGTGGTTTAGTGAAATAATTACAGAGAAAGGGATAGGTCAAGGTGCTTCACTGGTAATTTTTTTGAATATTGTTTCGACATTACCTAAGGCTCTGAGTTCAACTATTGAAAAAGCTCAAACTGGCGATAGAGGAGATGTTTTAGGTATAGCTGTTTTACTTGGAGTATTTTTACTGACAATTGTTGGGATCATTTTTGTTCAAGAGGGAGCCAGACGCATTCCTATTGTTAGTGCAAAAAGGCAAATAGGAAATTCAACACTTCTTCCTACAAGGCAAAGTTATTTACCTTTGAAATTAAATGCAGGAGGAGTAATGCCTATTATATTTGCATCTGCTTTAATCTTTTTACCCATAACCATTGCAAATGTTACGGGAAATCCAGTCTTAATAAAGTTAGCGAGTAGTTTAAATCCAGGATCTTCTAATCCATGGCCATATGCTCTTACATTCTTCTCCTTGATTTTGGGGTTCTCTTATTTTTATGCATCTCTTACCATCAATCCAGTGGATGTTGCTTCAAATTTAAAGAAAGGAGGAGTAGCGATACCAGGAGTTAGACCAGGAAGTAATACAGCAAACTATCTATCAGGTATACAAAATAGGCTGACATTATTGGGAGGATTATTTCTGGGTTCAGTAGCCATAATCCCAGCTGCAGTAGAAAGAGCTACAAATGTTCAGACCTTTCAAGGTTTAGGAGCTACTTCATTACTTATTCTTGTGGGTGTTGCTATAGATACTGCTAAGCAAATTCAAACTTATGTTATTTCACAAAGGTATGAGGGACTAATTAATAATTAA
- a CDS encoding adenylate kinase, giving the protein MKKHLLFLGAPGAGKGTQAELLSQTNSYLHLSTGELLRKEIEMNTALGIQVKDIMNRGELVSDELVLKIVRHNLVKDNEGWILDGYPRNLSQANSLNEVLNEINQPLEVVFYLDIPEEVLIKRLLLRGRKDDTEETIRTRVDIYKKTTEPLIQYFKDLSLLEYIDADRDLKTISSDIKQKMA; this is encoded by the coding sequence ATGAAGAAACATTTACTATTTTTAGGAGCTCCTGGAGCAGGGAAAGGGACGCAAGCGGAATTGCTAAGTCAAACTAATTCTTACTTACACCTTTCTACTGGTGAATTATTAAGAAAAGAAATCGAAATGAATACTGCCCTTGGTATCCAGGTAAAAGATATTATGAATCGAGGGGAACTTGTTAGTGACGAACTTGTATTAAAGATAGTAAGACATAATTTAGTTAAGGATAATGAAGGTTGGATTTTAGATGGTTACCCAAGAAATTTATCTCAAGCAAATTCATTGAATGAAGTCCTCAATGAAATAAATCAACCTTTAGAAGTGGTGTTTTATTTAGATATTCCAGAAGAAGTGCTAATTAAGCGTTTGCTTTTAAGAGGGAGAAAAGATGATACTGAAGAGACAATTAGAACAAGAGTTGATATTTATAAAAAAACTACAGAACCACTGATTCAATATTTCAAAGATCTCTCATTGTTAGAATATATTGATGCTGATAGAGATTTAAAAACTATTTCCTCTGATATCAAACAAAAAATGGCATGA
- the rpmJ gene encoding 50S ribosomal protein L36: MKVRSSVKKISPDDQIVRRRGKIYVINKKRPRNKQRQG, translated from the coding sequence ATGAAGGTCAGATCTTCAGTCAAAAAAATTAGTCCTGACGATCAGATCGTGAGGAGAAGAGGTAAAATCTATGTTATTAACAAGAAAAGACCTCGCAATAAACAACGTCAGGGTTAA
- the rpsM gene encoding 30S ribosomal protein S13, translating to MARIAGIDIPREKRVEIALTYVYGIGLTRSKLILADTGVNPDTRVKDLSDSDVQKLRGATEEFTLEGDLRRKEGMALKRLQDIGCIRGRRHRMSLPVRGQRTRTNARTRRGSRKTVAGRKK from the coding sequence GTGGCCAGGATTGCAGGAATTGACATACCTCGCGAAAAGCGAGTTGAAATTGCACTAACATACGTCTATGGGATTGGTTTAACGAGATCAAAGCTAATTCTTGCTGATACGGGTGTAAACCCAGATACTCGTGTCAAAGATCTTTCAGATTCTGATGTTCAAAAACTTAGGGGTGCCACAGAAGAATTCACTTTGGAAGGGGATTTGAGAAGAAAAGAGGGAATGGCTTTAAAACGTCTACAAGATATTGGGTGTATAAGAGGAAGAAGACATAGAATGAGTCTTCCAGTAAGAGGTCAAAGAACTAGAACAAATGCCAGAACAAGACGTGGCTCTAGGAAAACGGTTGCTGGAAGAAAAAAATAA
- the rpsK gene encoding 30S ribosomal protein S11 — protein MPATVKKTGSKKSKRNVPNGVVHIQSTFNNTIVSITDTSGHVISWSSAGASGFKGARKGTPFAAQTAAEAAARRALDQGMRQIEVLVRGPGAGRETAIRALQVAGLEITLIRDVTPLPHNGCRRPKRRRV, from the coding sequence ATGCCAGCTACAGTAAAAAAAACAGGTTCAAAGAAATCTAAACGTAATGTACCTAATGGTGTGGTACATATCCAAAGCACATTTAATAATACTATCGTCTCAATTACTGACACCTCTGGGCATGTAATTTCTTGGTCTTCAGCAGGTGCCAGTGGATTCAAAGGTGCCCGTAAAGGTACTCCATTTGCTGCTCAAACAGCTGCTGAAGCTGCAGCTAGAAGAGCACTTGATCAAGGCATGAGACAAATAGAAGTACTTGTTAGAGGCCCTGGCGCAGGTAGGGAAACGGCCATAAGAGCTTTACAAGTGGCCGGATTAGAAATAACTCTAATAAGAGATGTCACTCCATTACCTCATAATGGATGTAGAAGACCTAAACGGAGACGCGTTTAG
- a CDS encoding DNA-directed RNA polymerase subunit alpha, with the protein MLQYQIDRIDHQISDDRSQTGTFLIGPLERGQATTLGNSLRRVLMGGLEGSAVTAVRIAGINHEYATIPGVREDVLDILLNCKQLSINSSNPELEIGRLVASGPMEVKANDIQFSSQVEIVDGEKPIATIQEGHNLELEIHVERGVGYRPVDRKSEETTAIDLLQIDAVFMPVKRVNFTIDETAVAEGGTGRERLKMEVVTDGSTSPDDAIAQAANQLIELFQPLATVTMVEEIPEEPEPSPEAQIPLEELNLSVRAYNCLKRAQVNSVSDLMGFSYEDLLEIKNFGSKSADEVIEALERIGISIPQSRTSV; encoded by the coding sequence GTGTTGCAATACCAGATAGACAGAATCGACCATCAAATATCAGATGATCGCTCCCAGACAGGAACTTTTTTAATTGGTCCTCTAGAAAGGGGACAGGCTACAACTTTGGGTAATTCTCTTAGAAGAGTCCTTATGGGAGGACTTGAAGGGAGTGCAGTGACTGCAGTAAGAATAGCTGGAATTAATCATGAATATGCCACTATTCCTGGAGTTAGAGAAGACGTTTTAGATATTCTCCTCAATTGCAAGCAATTATCAATAAATAGCTCTAATCCAGAGCTTGAAATTGGCAGGTTAGTAGCTAGTGGCCCAATGGAGGTGAAGGCGAATGATATTCAATTCTCCTCTCAAGTTGAAATTGTTGATGGCGAAAAACCGATCGCGACTATTCAAGAGGGTCATAATTTAGAATTGGAAATCCATGTTGAAAGAGGTGTTGGATATAGACCTGTGGATCGAAAGAGTGAAGAGACAACTGCAATTGATTTACTTCAAATAGATGCTGTATTTATGCCGGTGAAAAGAGTGAATTTTACGATTGATGAAACCGCTGTAGCAGAAGGAGGAACAGGAAGAGAAAGATTAAAAATGGAGGTAGTAACAGATGGCTCAACAAGTCCTGACGATGCTATTGCTCAAGCTGCAAATCAATTAATAGAACTCTTCCAACCCCTTGCTACTGTAACAATGGTTGAAGAAATTCCTGAGGAACCTGAACCATCTCCTGAAGCTCAAATTCCGCTCGAGGAACTAAACTTGTCCGTTAGAGCATATAATTGTTTAAAACGGGCGCAAGTTAACTCAGTTTCGGATTTAATGGGCTTCAGTTATGAAGATCTTCTTGAAATTAAGAACTTTGGCTCTAAATCTGCAGACGAGGTTATTGAAGCTCTCGAGCGCATAGGCATTTCTATTCCACAAAGTAGAACATCTGTTTAA
- the rplQ gene encoding 50S ribosomal protein L17, with protein MRHQLRIPLLSKPADQRKALLRGLTTQLIREGRVTTTKARAKALRNEAERMISLAKEGSLASRRRAIGYIYDKKLVHSLFEKAKERYGDRNGGYTRIVRTVSRKGDNAQMAIIELV; from the coding sequence ATGAGACACCAACTTAGAATTCCATTATTAAGTAAACCTGCTGACCAGAGGAAAGCACTTCTAAGAGGTTTAACTACACAATTAATTAGGGAAGGTAGAGTAACGACAACAAAAGCTAGGGCAAAAGCTTTAAGAAACGAAGCTGAAAGAATGATTTCACTTGCCAAAGAGGGAAGTTTAGCTTCCAGGAGAAGAGCTATTGGATATATTTATGATAAGAAATTAGTTCATTCATTATTTGAAAAAGCAAAGGAAAGATATGGAGACAGAAATGGAGGTTATACACGCATAGTAAGAACTGTATCTAGAAAAGGTGATAACGCTCAGATGGCCATCATCGAGCTAGTTTAA
- the truA gene encoding tRNA pseudouridine(38-40) synthase TruA, whose amino-acid sequence MKRVALLVQYDGSHYSGWQKQKNTTTVQEILERALLKITNHKVKTFAAGRTDAGVHASGQVVHFDVDCVIPGDSYSDVLNNLLPLTIRILESVEVKDNWHACYSAIYRHYRYVINNSKFPNLFINNWSWHRYQKVLDEDLMLNASKRMEGEHDFFAFQKSGSNRINSITNIKNIDIKRVENLIFVDIKATGFLYGMVRLIVGQLVLVGEKKISPEIFTDRWVNKKKNDVKESAPAKGLCFVNAVYEENIFKKINYDDFFPVFLIKGFS is encoded by the coding sequence TTGAAAAGGGTAGCTTTACTAGTCCAATATGACGGATCTCATTATTCAGGTTGGCAAAAACAAAAAAATACAACCACTGTTCAAGAAATTTTAGAAAGAGCTCTCTTAAAGATTACAAATCATAAAGTAAAGACATTTGCAGCAGGTAGGACTGATGCTGGTGTTCATGCATCAGGTCAAGTAGTACACTTTGATGTTGATTGTGTTATTCCAGGAGATAGTTATTCTGATGTTTTAAATAATCTTTTACCCTTAACAATTAGGATCTTGGAATCAGTTGAGGTTAAAGATAATTGGCATGCATGCTATTCAGCAATATATAGACATTATCGATATGTTATTAATAACAGTAAATTCCCTAACTTGTTTATCAATAATTGGTCATGGCATAGATATCAAAAAGTATTAGATGAAGATTTAATGTTAAATGCATCCAAGCGAATGGAAGGAGAACATGATTTTTTTGCTTTTCAGAAAAGTGGTTCTAATAGAATAAACTCTATTACAAATATAAAAAATATAGATATTAAAAGAGTAGAAAATTTGATTTTTGTTGATATTAAAGCTACTGGTTTTCTATATGGAATGGTCCGTTTAATTGTTGGTCAATTAGTTTTAGTTGGAGAAAAAAAAATATCGCCAGAAATTTTTACAGACAGATGGGTAAATAAAAAGAAAAATGATGTTAAAGAATCTGCTCCTGCTAAAGGGTTATGTTTTGTAAATGCTGTTTATGAAGAAAATATTTTTAAAAAGATTAATTACGATGATTTTTTCCCTGTATTTTTAATTAAGGGTTTTTCTTAA
- the rplM gene encoding 50S ribosomal protein L13, which yields MNKTITPSLETIERNWFLVDAKDKTLGRLATEIATVLRGKNKPTFTPHLDTGDFVIVVNAEKVEVTGKKASQKLYRRHSGRPGGMKIEKFESLQERIPERIIEQAVKGMLPHNSLGRQQFKKLKVYKGADHPHAAQNPVLLNS from the coding sequence ATGAATAAAACAATTACTCCATCTTTAGAAACCATTGAAAGAAATTGGTTTTTAGTTGACGCAAAAGATAAGACACTTGGTAGACTTGCTACAGAAATTGCAACTGTATTGAGAGGTAAGAATAAACCAACATTCACACCTCATCTAGATACAGGAGATTTTGTCATAGTAGTAAATGCCGAAAAAGTTGAGGTAACAGGTAAAAAAGCATCACAAAAGTTGTATAGGAGACATTCTGGAAGGCCCGGAGGAATGAAAATTGAAAAATTTGAGTCTCTACAAGAAAGAATTCCTGAAAGAATCATTGAGCAAGCTGTTAAAGGTATGCTGCCTCATAATTCTTTAGGAAGACAGCAATTTAAAAAACTAAAAGTTTATAAAGGTGCTGATCATCCTCATGCTGCTCAGAATCCTGTATTATTAAATAGTTAA
- the rpsI gene encoding 30S ribosomal protein S9, with translation MNSQIKNKAVYWGTGRRKTSVARVRLIPGNGLIKINGRAGDDYLNFNPLHLNSIKAPLQTLGLENSYDILVNVFGGGLTGQADAIKQGAARALCELSPENRKPLKTEGHLSRDPRAKERRKYGLKKARKAPQFSKR, from the coding sequence ATGAATAGTCAAATAAAAAACAAAGCTGTGTATTGGGGAACTGGAAGAAGAAAAACTTCAGTAGCTAGAGTTCGCTTGATTCCAGGAAATGGATTAATAAAAATCAATGGTCGTGCTGGAGATGATTACTTAAACTTTAATCCTCTGCACTTAAATTCAATAAAAGCACCTTTGCAAACATTAGGCCTTGAAAATTCTTATGATATTTTGGTAAATGTTTTTGGAGGTGGATTGACTGGTCAAGCTGATGCTATAAAGCAAGGTGCAGCTCGAGCACTTTGCGAATTATCTCCTGAAAATAGGAAACCGCTAAAAACTGAAGGCCATCTTAGTAGAGATCCTAGAGCTAAGGAAAGAAGAAAATATGGTCTTAAAAAAGCAAGAAAAGCTCCTCAATTCTCTAAACGTTAA